CGTCCAGCACCAGGGTGTTCAGTCCGTCCAGCACCAGCGTGCCCTTGCGCAGGTGTTCCTGCACGCGGCCGGGGGTGCCCACCACCACGTGGGCGCCATGCTCAAGCGAGCCCACCTGGGGCCCGAAGGGCACGCCGCCGCAGAGGGTCAGCACCTTGATATTGCCGTGGCCACGGGCCAGGCGGCGGAGTTCCTTGGTCACCTGGTCGGCCAGCTCACGGGTGGGGCAGAGCACCAGGGCCTGGCAGCCGAAGAAGCGCGGGTTCAGCGGCTCCAGCAGGCCGATGCCGAAGGCGGCGGTCTTGCCGCTGCCGGTCTTGGCCTGGGCGATCAGGTCACGCCCCTTGAGGATCAGCGGCAGGCTTTCGGCCTGGATCGGCGTCATGTCGCGGTAGCCCAGGCTCTCCAGGTTGGCCAGGGTGGCCGGGGAAAGGGGCAGGGAGGTGAAGGCGGTGGTGGTCACGGGGCGGGCCTGTCGATCGAAATGGCGCGCAGTGTAGCAGGCCGCCGCGCGCCTTCCCGGTCACTCGTCGAGGCCCGGGTACAGCCGGAGGTGCGCGGACGCTTTCCCGGGACGCCTGGAAGGCGATTGCCGCCGCAGGCCCTGCCCGTTGACCCCGGACAAGAGCGGGGTGGCGATTGGCTGCTAGGCTTGCGACTATTCCCTCGACTTCACCCTTCCCTACCATGGATGGCCCATGCGGACGTTCTGTGCCCTGTTGCTGAGTTTCCTGGTCGTCGTTCCCGTCCGGGCGACGGAGTGGTTCCCGTTGCCGGTGAACATCGATGGCCGCGAGGCCAGCTACCGGCCCCTCACGGCGGCGAGCAAGCCCTGGCGCATCTGCGCCCTGCTGCCCCACGGCATGGACCGCTACTGGTGGGGCGTTGCCTGGGGGCTGGATGAGGAATCGCGGCGCCAGGGGGTGCATCTCGGGGTCTACGAAGCGGGGGGCTACCAGCACGCGGCCATGCAGAAGGCGCAACTGGCCCGCTGCATCCAGTTGGCCGCCGACGCCTATGTGATCGCGGCGATCAACACCCGGGGGCTTTGCGCTGAGCTGGACGAGCTGGCGCGCAGACGGGTCCCGGTGATCGACCTGGTGAACCGCATCGAGTGCCCCGGCGTGACCGCCCGCTCCCAGGTGGACTTCGCCGAGATGGCCCGGGCGGCGCTGAACTACATCCTCGAACACAGCGAAGGGCGGCCGGTTCGCGTCGGCTGGCTACCGGGGCCGCAGGATGCGGGCTGGGTGCTGGACGCCGAGCGTGGCCTGGCCGAGGCCAGCGTGGAGGGCCGGGTGGTGGTGGTCACGGGCGGCTACGGACCGGTGGACCGCTCGAGCCAGGCGGTGCTGGTGCGCCGCCTGCTGGCGCGCGAGCCACAGCTGGACTACATCCTCGGCAACGCCGAGGCGGCGGCCTTCGCCGGCCAGCTGGTGCGCACCGGTGGGCAGCGCTACAAGGCGCAGGTGGTGTCGCTCTATGCCACCGAGCGGGTCCTGGAGGCGATCGCCGACGGTACGGTGCTGGCCGCCCCCACGGATTCCCCGGTGATCCAGGCGCGGGTGGCGGTGGACCTGGCGGTCCGGGCGCTGGAAGGCAAGGGCATGCCGGAACGGGTCAGCCCGCGCATCGAGGTGATCGACAAGCGGAGCCTGGGGCGTTTCGACATCTCGCACCTGATGCCGCCCAGCGGCCATTGGATGATCCGCCAGGAGCTGCCGGAGCAGTAGCGGGAGGGCGGTCTTTCCCGGAAGACGAAACGGCCCCTGGCGCGCTGCGCCAGGGGCCGTCTTCGTTGATGCCGCTGCGCTTACAGCTTGCGCATCGGCGTGCCGCGAACCGGCTTGTCGCCGGCCACGTAGTAGCGGGCGGTGCTGCGGGGCAGCGGCTGGCGACCACGGATTCGGTCGGCGATCTTCTCGGCCATCATGATGGTGGTGGCGTTGAGGTTGCCGGTGATGATCTCCGGCATGATCGAGGCGTCCACCACCCGCAGGCCATCCACGCCGTGCACGCGGCCCTGGCCGTCCACCACCGCCATGTCGTCGGTGCCCATCTTGCAGGAGCAGGACGGGTGGAAGGCGGTTTCCGCGTGGTTGCGGATGAAGTCGTCCAGTTCGGCGTCGCTCTGCTTGTCCACGCCCGGGCTCAGCTCGCGGCCGCGATAGGGATCGAGGGCCGGCTGGGCCATGATCTCGCGGGTGAGGCGGATACCGTCGCGGAACTCCTGCCAGTCCTGTTCGTGGGACATGTAGTTGAACAGGATGCTCGGATGCTGGCGCGGGTCGCGGGACTTGAGGTGGATGCGACCCCGGCTGGGCGAGCGCATGGAGCCCATGTGGGCCTGGAAGCCGTGTTCCTGCACGCCCTTGCTGCCGTTGTAGTTGATGGCGACCGGGAGGAAGTGGAACTGGATGTTGGGCCAGGCGAATTCCGGGCGGGTGCGGATGAAACCACCGGCTTCGAACTGGTTGCTGGCGCCGAGGCCGGTGCCGAGGAACATCCACTGGGCGCCGATGGCCGGCTGGTTCCACCACTTGGTGGCCGGGTAGATCGACACCGGTTCCTTGCAGGCGTACTGCAGGTAGAGCTCCAGGTGGTCCTGGAGGTTGGCGCCGACGCCGGGCAGGTCGTGGACCACGGGGATGTCCAGGTCTCGCAGCAGGGCGCTGGGGCCGACGCCGGAGCGTTGCAGCAGCTGCGGCGAGGCGATGGCGCCGCTGCAGACGATCACTTCGCGGCGGGCGTGGGCGGTCACGGCGCTGTCGCTGTTGCCCTGCAGGTAGGTGACGCCGATGGCGCGCTTGCCGCTGAACAGCACGCGGTCGGTCAGCGCGTGGGTGACTATGGTCAGGTTCGGGCGGTTGCGCGCCTGGTCCAGGTAGCCACGGCCGGTGGCGGCGCGGCGGCCTTCCGGGGTCACGGTGCGGTCCATCGGGCCGAAGCCTTCCTGCTGGTAGCCGTTCAGGTCGTCGGTGCGCGGGTAGCCGGCCTGCACGCCGGCCTCGACCATGGCGTGGAACAGCGGGTTGTTGCCGGCCTTGGGCGTGGTCACGCTCACCGGGCCGTCGCCGCCGTGGTAGTCGTTGGGGCCGATGTCGCGGGTTTCCGCCTTGCGGAAATAGGGCAGGCAATCGAGGTAGGTCCAGTCCTCCAGGCCCGGCAGCTTGGCCCAGCCGTCGAAGTCCAGGGCGTTGCCGCGGATGTAGCACATGCCGTTGATCAGCGAGGAGCCGCCCAGGCCCTTGCCACGGCCGCACTCCATGCGGCGGTTGTTCATGTAGGGCTCGGGATCGGTCTCGTAGGCCCAGTTGTAGCGGCGGCCCTGCAGCGGGAAGGCGAGGGCGGCGGGCATCTGGGTGCGGAAGTCGAGGCGGTAGTCGGGGCCACCGGCTTCCAGCAGCAGGACGCTGACGTCGGCGTCTTCGGTCAGGCGGGTCGCCAGGACGTTACCGGCCGAGCCCGCGCCGACGATGATGTAATCGAATTCCATTGGATAGTCTCCTCCTTCGGAGGGATGAAAGCGGAAGGCGGGAGCGCCGCGGCTGTGGGGATCAGCCGTCGGCGCCCGGCGCGCTGGATCGTCTGCTCAGAACACCGAGGCGTAGTCGCCCAGTTCCACCTGCACCGACTTGATGCGGGTGTAGTGGGCGAGCGTGGTGATGCCGTTCTCGCGGCCGACGCCGGACTGCTTGTAGCCGCCCACCGGCATTTCGGCGGGGGACTCGCCCCAGGTGTTGATCCAGCAGATGCCGGCTTCCAGCTTGTGGATCGCGCGGTGGGCGCGGGCCAGGTCGCGGGTGACGACGCCGGCGGCGAGGCCGTAGTCGGTGTCGTTGGCGCGGCGGATCACTTCCTCTTCGGTCTTGTAGGTGAGGATGCTCATCACCGGGCCGAAGATCTCTTCGCGGACGATGGTCATGTCGTCACGGCAGTCGGCGAACACGGTGGGCGACACGTACGCGCCCTTGGCGAACTCGCCGTCGCTCACGCGCTCGCCGCCGATCACCAGGCGGGCGCCTTCCTTGCGGCCGGCCTCGATGTAGCCCAGCACGCTTTCCATGTGGGCGAAGCTGGTGAGCGGACCGAAGTTGGTGCTGGGGTCTTCCGGATTGCCCAGGCGGATGCGCTTCACGCGCTCAAGCACCTTGGCCTCGAAGGCGGCGGCCAGCGCCTTGGGCACGAACACGCGGGTGCCGTTGGTGCAGACCTGGCCGGAGCTGAAGAAGTTGGCCATGACGGCGATGTCGGCGGCGCGGTCCAGGTCGGCGTCGTCGAAGATGATCAGCGGCGACTTGCCGCCCAGTTCCATGGTCACTTCCTTCAGCGAGGAGCTGGAGGCGCTGGCCATGACCTTCTTGCCGGTGGAGGTGCCGCCGGTGAAGGAGATCTTCTCGATCTGCGGGTGCTCGGTCAGCCACTGGCCGACTTCACGGCCGCTGCCGGTGAGCACGTTGAACACGCCGTCCGGCACGCCGGCCTCGGTGTAGATCTCGGCCAGCTTCAGGGCGGTCAGCGGGGTGACTTCGCTGGGCTTGAAGATCATGGCGTTGCCGGCGGCGAGCGCCGGGGCGGATTTCCACATGGCGATCTGGATCGGGTAGTTCCAGGCGCCGATGCCGGCGACCACGCCGAGCGGCTCGCGGCGGGTGTAGACGAAGCTGGTTTCGCGCAGGGGGATCTGCTCGCCTTCCAGGGCGGGGATCAGGCCGGCGTAGTACTCGATCACGTCGGCGCCGGTGACGATGTCCACCGCCTGGGTCTCGGCCAGGGGCTTGCCGGTGTCGAGGGTTTCCAGCGCGGCCAGTTCATCGTTGCGCAGGCGGAGGATGTCCACGGCGCGACGCAGGATGCGCGAGCGCTGCATGGCGGTCATGGCGGCCCAGACCTTCTGGCCCTCGATGGCGCTGGCGACGGCACGTTCGACGTCCTCCTTGCTGGCGCGCTGGACCTTGGCCAGGACCTCGCCGGTGGCGGGGTTGACGGTCTCGAAGGTGGCGCCGCTGGTGGCGTCGACATAGCCGCCGCCGATGTAGAGCTTCTGTTCGTCGAATCGAGCCATGGTGGTGTCCTCTCTTGTAAGTGTTGAGCGCAAGGCGGCCGGGCGGTCAGGCCGCCTGCTTGGCCAGTTGTTGATCAAGGAATTCGTAGGCGATGTGGCGGGCCTGTTCGGTATCGAAGGCCTCGCCGGACAGGGCGCCGCGCAACCAGAGGCCGTCGATCAGCGCGGCCAGGCCGCGAGCGGCGGCGCGGGCGCTGTTCGGGTCCAGTTCACGGCGGAACTGCCAGCACAGGTTGGAATAGAGCCGCAGGTCGTTGATGCGCTGGAGCCGGCGCAGGGCGGGCTGGTGCATGCTGCTGGCCCAGAACGCCAGCCAGGTCTTCATGGCCGGGCCGTTGACCTGGGTCTCGTCGAAGTTGCCGTCGATGATGGAGCGGATGTAGCCCCGCGCGCTGTCGTCGCCCATGGCGACGCGGCGCTTGCGCACGGCGTCCTGCAGGTCGCCCATGAGGTAGCGCATGGTGGCTTCGAGCAGGCCGTTCTTGTCCTGGAAGTAGTGGCTGATGATGCCGTTGGAGACGCCCGCCAGCTTGGCGATGTAGGAAATGCTGGCGTCGCCCATGCCCACCTGGTCCACCGCGTCGAGCGTGGCGTGGATCAACTGGGTGCGGCGCAGGGGCTGCATTCCGACTTTGGGCATGGGGGATTTCCTCCTCTTCCGGAACCATTCCGGACGGGTTGAAATCCAGCCTACTTTATTTTGATTGATCGTTCAAACAACAAAGAATATGCTCCGCGCCGTGGATCGGGATGCGGCAGTTCGCCGCACCTGATTCCAGGCCTTCGGCCGGCGGAATCCGTTCGTCGCCGGCCGAAGGCGCGGGTCTGTTTTGCGCCCTTTGGCGTCTGCTTTCACTGCCCTGGAATGTCCTTCATGAGCCAAGCTCCAATAACAACAAGCCCTGGGAAGGTGCGCTTGAACCCGGTCGTGTTCTTCGGGTCCACGGCGCTGATCCTGCTTCTCACGGTCGCCTTGATCACCTTCCCCGAAGACGCCGGCACCCTGCTCGGCAAGGCCCAGGCCTGGCTGTCCCGCAGCTTCGGCTGGTACTACATGCTGGCCATCGGCGCCTACCTGTTCTTCGTCCTCTACGTCGCCTTCTCCCGCTACGGCCAGCTGCGCCTGGGGGCCGACGACAGCAAGCCGGACTTCAGCTACGGCGCCTGGGCCGGGATGCTGTTCTCCTCCGGCATCGGCATCTCGCTGCTCTACTTCGCCGCTTCCGAGCCCATCGACCACCTCTTCAACCCGCCGGAAGGGCAGCCGGGCAGCCAGCAGGCCGCGCGCCAGGCGCTGCAGCTGACCTTCCTCCACTGGGGCGTGCATGGCTGGGCCATCTATGCGCTGGTGGGCCTGGCGGTGGGCTACTTCGCCTACCGCCACAACAAGCCGCTGGCGCTGCGTTCGGCGCTCTACCCGCTGTTCGGCGAGCGGCGGATGAAAGGCGGCGTGGGCAACGCGGTGGACTGCTTCGGCATCTTCGTGACCCTGCTGGGCCTGGTGACCAACCTCGGCATCGGCTCGCTGCAGGTGTCCTCGGGCCTGGAGTACCTGTTCGGCCTGCCCCACAGCCAGGGCGCCCTGCTGGCGGTGATCCTGGTGATGAGCGCGGTGGCCACCCTGGCCGCGGTGTCGGGCATCGAGAAGGGCATCCGCCGCCTCTCGAACCTCAACATCATCCTGTTCAGCGGGCTGCTGGTGTTCGTGCTGCTGGCCGGACAGACCCTGCACCTGCTCAACGGTTTCGTGCAGAACCTGGGGGATTACCTCAACGGCCTGGTGCTGAAGACCTTCGACCTCTACGTCTACACCGGCCAGTCCGGCAAGAGCGAGGAGTGGATGGGCCTGTGGACCCTGTTCTACTGGGCCTGGTGGATTTCCTGGGCACCCTTCGTCGGCATGTTCGTGGCGCGCATTTCCCGAGGCCGTACCGTGCGTGAGCTGGTGAGTGGCGTGCTGCTGATCCCGCTGGGCTTCACCCTGGCCTGGCTGTCGGTGTTCGGCAACAGCGCCATCGACCTGGTGATGAACCAGAACGCCGCCGACCTCGGCAAGGCCGCGCTGGAGCAGCCGGCGATGTCCATCTACCTGCTGCTGGAGCACTACCCCTGGTCCAAGGTGGTGATCGGCCTGTCCATCTGCGTGGGCTTCGTGCTCTTCCTGACCCCGGCGGATTCCGGTTCGGTGATGCTGGCCAACCTGTCCCGGGAGGAAGGCGACCTGGATGAGGACGCGCCCAACTGGCTGCGGATCTTCTGGTCCGTGGTGGTGACCCTGGCGACCATCGGCCTGCTCTTCGCCGGCAACTTCACCGCGATGCAGACGGTGGTGGTGCTGGCCGGCCTGCCGTTCTCGGTGGTGCTGCTGCTCTACATGTTCGCCCTGCTCAAGCAGATGAAGGCGGACGTGGCGGCGCAGCAGCCGGCGCCCGTCCCGGCCAAGGTGGTCGAGTTGCGCGGCGAGGCCGCCTGAGCGGCGAGACGTCGACAACGAAGAAGCCCGGTCAGTTGACCGGGCTTTTTTGATGCGTCGCGGATTGTCGGGGAATGCCTGTTCACGCCTGGCTGGCAATCTGGTGTGAGTGCCCTGACGATTTCCCAGCTTGCGGATGTTTCCCTCACCCCCGCCCCTCTCCCTGAAGAGGAGAGGGGTGACTCGCGCTGGCGAGTCCAGGTAGCCCTGAAGCCTTTACGGACCCGAAATGACGCAATGAAGGTGAAGTCGTGCGA
This genomic window from Pseudomonas furukawaii contains:
- the betI gene encoding transcriptional regulator BetI, whose product is MPKVGMQPLRRTQLIHATLDAVDQVGMGDASISYIAKLAGVSNGIISHYFQDKNGLLEATMRYLMGDLQDAVRKRRVAMGDDSARGYIRSIIDGNFDETQVNGPAMKTWLAFWASSMHQPALRRLQRINDLRLYSNLCWQFRRELDPNSARAAARGLAALIDGLWLRGALSGEAFDTEQARHIAYEFLDQQLAKQAA
- the betA gene encoding choline dehydrogenase, producing the protein MEFDYIIVGAGSAGNVLATRLTEDADVSVLLLEAGGPDYRLDFRTQMPAALAFPLQGRRYNWAYETDPEPYMNNRRMECGRGKGLGGSSLINGMCYIRGNALDFDGWAKLPGLEDWTYLDCLPYFRKAETRDIGPNDYHGGDGPVSVTTPKAGNNPLFHAMVEAGVQAGYPRTDDLNGYQQEGFGPMDRTVTPEGRRAATGRGYLDQARNRPNLTIVTHALTDRVLFSGKRAIGVTYLQGNSDSAVTAHARREVIVCSGAIASPQLLQRSGVGPSALLRDLDIPVVHDLPGVGANLQDHLELYLQYACKEPVSIYPATKWWNQPAIGAQWMFLGTGLGASNQFEAGGFIRTRPEFAWPNIQFHFLPVAINYNGSKGVQEHGFQAHMGSMRSPSRGRIHLKSRDPRQHPSILFNYMSHEQDWQEFRDGIRLTREIMAQPALDPYRGRELSPGVDKQSDAELDDFIRNHAETAFHPSCSCKMGTDDMAVVDGQGRVHGVDGLRVVDASIMPEIITGNLNATTIMMAEKIADRIRGRQPLPRSTARYYVAGDKPVRGTPMRKL
- the betB gene encoding betaine-aldehyde dehydrogenase codes for the protein MARFDEQKLYIGGGYVDATSGATFETVNPATGEVLAKVQRASKEDVERAVASAIEGQKVWAAMTAMQRSRILRRAVDILRLRNDELAALETLDTGKPLAETQAVDIVTGADVIEYYAGLIPALEGEQIPLRETSFVYTRREPLGVVAGIGAWNYPIQIAMWKSAPALAAGNAMIFKPSEVTPLTALKLAEIYTEAGVPDGVFNVLTGSGREVGQWLTEHPQIEKISFTGGTSTGKKVMASASSSSLKEVTMELGGKSPLIIFDDADLDRAADIAVMANFFSSGQVCTNGTRVFVPKALAAAFEAKVLERVKRIRLGNPEDPSTNFGPLTSFAHMESVLGYIEAGRKEGARLVIGGERVSDGEFAKGAYVSPTVFADCRDDMTIVREEIFGPVMSILTYKTEEEVIRRANDTDYGLAAGVVTRDLARAHRAIHKLEAGICWINTWGESPAEMPVGGYKQSGVGRENGITTLAHYTRIKSVQVELGDYASVF
- the torT gene encoding TMAO reductase system periplasmic protein TorT — translated: MRTFCALLLSFLVVVPVRATEWFPLPVNIDGREASYRPLTAASKPWRICALLPHGMDRYWWGVAWGLDEESRRQGVHLGVYEAGGYQHAAMQKAQLARCIQLAADAYVIAAINTRGLCAELDELARRRVPVIDLVNRIECPGVTARSQVDFAEMARAALNYILEHSEGRPVRVGWLPGPQDAGWVLDAERGLAEASVEGRVVVVTGGYGPVDRSSQAVLVRRLLAREPQLDYILGNAEAAAFAGQLVRTGGQRYKAQVVSLYATERVLEAIADGTVLAAPTDSPVIQARVAVDLAVRALEGKGMPERVSPRIEVIDKRSLGRFDISHLMPPSGHWMIRQELPEQ
- a CDS encoding BCCT family transporter, with product MFFGSTALILLLTVALITFPEDAGTLLGKAQAWLSRSFGWYYMLAIGAYLFFVLYVAFSRYGQLRLGADDSKPDFSYGAWAGMLFSSGIGISLLYFAASEPIDHLFNPPEGQPGSQQAARQALQLTFLHWGVHGWAIYALVGLAVGYFAYRHNKPLALRSALYPLFGERRMKGGVGNAVDCFGIFVTLLGLVTNLGIGSLQVSSGLEYLFGLPHSQGALLAVILVMSAVATLAAVSGIEKGIRRLSNLNIILFSGLLVFVLLAGQTLHLLNGFVQNLGDYLNGLVLKTFDLYVYTGQSGKSEEWMGLWTLFYWAWWISWAPFVGMFVARISRGRTVRELVSGVLLIPLGFTLAWLSVFGNSAIDLVMNQNAADLGKAALEQPAMSIYLLLEHYPWSKVVIGLSICVGFVLFLTPADSGSVMLANLSREEGDLDEDAPNWLRIFWSVVVTLATIGLLFAGNFTAMQTVVVLAGLPFSVVLLLYMFALLKQMKADVAAQQPAPVPAKVVELRGEAA